The Terriglobia bacterium sequence GGTCTGCGGCTCGATGGCCAGCAACGCCCCCTGGATCTTCGGCTCCTGCTCCAGTGAAAGCTTCACGGTCTTGGTCTTGTCATCGATACTGGAGATTTTAAAAAGCGCGATGTCCCCGCGATGAAAAATCTCCGAAGGGGCAGCCACATGCGTCCAGGCAAAGTCCGGAGGGGTGAGATGCGCGACGTAAGGTCCCATCCTGACCACCACCTGGCGCGCCACCGTGTCCATCACCAGGCCCGGAAGGATCGCACCCGCCACGATCGGTTTTTTCCAGTCGTCATGCTGAAAGGTGTCCAGGTCCCCCAGATGCTCGGTCAGGATGTTTGCCAGAGGACCGCGCCAGCCGTGTCGTTTATCGTAATCGCGCAGCCCCTGCCGCAGCGCCTCTTCAGCGGCCCGCTGCATCGCCACATTCAGGGTGGTATACACCTTCAATCCCTTCTCGTGCACAGCCTCCGCCCCGTACCGGCCTTCAAGATATTGGCGGATGTCCTCTATGAAGTAGGGAGCCAGGGCATTATAAGGCTGGTGCAGGTGAAGAACGACCGGCTGCTGCTTGGCGACCTCTGCCAGATCGCGCGAAGTTTTGTTCTCCGCCACCATGCGGTCCAGAACATGATTGCGCCGGGCCAGACAGGCCTTCGGGTTTGCAATGGGCGAAGTGGCGGAAGGGCGTTGCGGAAGACCCGCCAGCAACGCCGCTTCATCCAGGGTCAATTTCTCAATCGGCTTGTTGAAAAAGTAATCGGCGCCCGCAGCAAATCCGTAAAGCCCATTGCCCATGTATACCTGGTTGACGTACAGGGTCATGATCTGCTGCTTCGTGTACCGCCGCTCGATCTGAATCGACAGCAAGACCTCCTGGAATTTCCTCTTGAAGCTCTTGTCCGGGGTCAGGAACAGGTTCCGGGTGAGCTGCTGCGTCAGCGTCGAGGCGCCCTCCTTCTTTTTCCAGGTAATCAGGTCGGTCCAGGCGGCGCTGATGATCCGCCGGAAATCCACGCCAATGTGTTTTTCAAAGTTCTGGTCTTCAACCGAGATGATGGCGTCCTGCAAGACCTGGGGGATGCGCCGGTAGTCGACAATGACACGGCGCTCAATGGCAAACGAGCCGATGATCTGCCCGTCGTCCGCATACACCTCGGAGATGACATCCGGGCGATAGTTCTCCAGCTCGCTGACCTGGGGCAGGTCGCTCATATAAACAAATAAGAGCCCCAGGATCGCCCCCATGCCGATGGAGGCAAGCAGGAAGAATCCAAAGACAATTCGGCCAACGATCTTCTTGCCGCGGATGGAAATGGTCGGGAGACGAATCAGATCACTCATGCGCTTACGCATTGCCCCGCTGCCGAATAGAGGGTTCGGATCGCTCTCCGCGGGGCAACCGGAATTTTACGTTAGCATAGCGATGGGGTGGAGTCAAACCCGGTCGGAGCCCGGGCGGAAATCCTGAACGGATTTCCTGAACATCTCCGCAGCGCACCCGACGGTTCAATGGAAAAGTTCCTGCCGCGCCGCCTCACAGATGGCAACGACGGCCGGATGCTGAATCTTTCGTTCGACTGAAATCGCGTAGAATTGGGTTCGAATGGAATGGGTGCGACCAATTCGCCGGAGCCGGGCGTTGCCCTGCCACTGCTTTGCAAGAATGGAGGGAGCCGGAAAAATCCCGGCGCCCCGCTCTCCAAACACCCAGAGCAGGGCATAGTCTTCGAATTCCCCCACGACCCGGGGACGAATCCCTTCCGCTTCAAACCATTGATCCAACCTCTGTCGCAGGGCGCTGTTGTCGGCCGGCAGCAGACACGGGGCCCCGTGGAGTGACTTCGGGAAACGCCGCGTGCACTTCTCCGCCAGCTCAGGTGTGGCGATGAAGCTGATCCCGCATTCTCCCAGGAGGTGGTTGTAAGCCCGGATTTTCAGACTGGGATCCATCGGCCCGTCCGAGAGTACGACGTCGAGTTCATTGATGGCCAGCCGGGCCACCAGTTGCTGCGGGCTTGCTTCCCGACAGACGATCTGGACCGGCTCGCGGAGATGAAGGGCCGGCTGAATCAGCTGGTGCACCACCAGCTTCGGCAAGACGTCTGCAATCCCGATATCGACCCTCAGGGGGCGCCCGGTCGGACGGTCCTTCATCGTGTCGCGCAGTTCCCGCCCCAGGGAAAAAATCTCGTCGGCGTAACGGAACACCAGCCGGCCCATCTCGGTCGGGAGGACATTGCGACCCGAACGCTGCAGCAGCTTTTCTCCCAGGCTCGTCTCCAGACTGCGAATCTGCGCGCTGATGGTCGGAGACGCCAGGCGCAATTCCTCTCCGGCGAGGGTGACCGATCCCGTCCGTACCACGGTCCAGAAATAGAGGAGGTGATGGTAGTTGAGCCATTCCATGGTCCCAGTATAGTTAGATAAAAACTAACTGTCATCATTATATTTTCTATTTTTTAATCACTCGGAAGATCTCTATAATCGGGACATTACATCCGGCAAGGACAGGAGACCACATGAATGTGAAAATTCGCGCGGAGAACATCGATCTGGCGGACGCTCTGAAAAGCTACATTGATCGCCGCCTGCATTTTTCCTTGAGCCGGTTCGGAGACCGCGTCGGGCTCATCACCGTCCGGGTTTCAGACCTCAATGGTCCCCGCGGCGGGATTGACAAGGCCTGCCGCATCAGCGCCGAACTGGTCCCCTTCGGGAGCGTGCGGGTGGAAGACGTGGATGCCGATCTATATACCGCGATTGACCGGGCGGTGGAGCGCCTCGGACGATCCTTCAGCCGGAAGTTGGAGCGCGAGATGGAGTCCAGAAGGGGACGCGAGTCCGTCAGGATTCCATGAGAGATGGCGGCGGGTTCCTGAAGGCGATCCCTCGGCCTCCCTGCGGCGTTGCGTGAGGCAGAGAGACCGGGCTGGAAAGGTGTTGGAGGCAGCGTCAATCGATTCTTTCCCAGAGAAGAGGAGAGACGTTCATGGAGACAATGGAACTCACCACTCAAATCGCCCTTAAAAAAATCCTCTTTGCGACTGATTTTTCTCCGGCTTCCGAGGCGACCTTGGCTTGTGCCGAGGCGTTCGCTCGACATTATGGCTCTACGATCTATCTTGCCCATGTAATCGCACCCTCGGCCGATCGAGGAGGGCCGACCCGAACACCCCCATTCCCCATTGAAAAGACCCGTCAGTGTGTCCAAGAGCAAATGGAAGAACTCGCGCGTTCGAAAGGCTTGCAGGGAATCTCACACGAATCTATTATCGGGGAGGGAGATATTGCAGACATCCTCTCAGACATAGTGAGGAATTGGGGAATCGATCTAGCGGTTCTTGCAACTCACGGTCACCACGGATCTCAAAAGTTCGTGTTAGGCTCGGTGGCCGAGGCCATTTTCCGGCGCGCGGCCTGTCCGGTTTTGACGGTGGGCCCCAAGGCATGCGGCCACGCGGGGGCAGAGATGAACTTGCGCCACATCCTTTTGGGCACGGATCTCACGCCGACCTCTTTGGCAGCACTTCCCCTGGCACTCTCGCTCGCCCAGGAACACCGGTCTCGGCTCACCCTCCTCCGCCTCGTCCACCCGGAAATCCAGTCTCCGAGCGAACGCCATCGAATCAAAACGAGCTATGAAGCGCAGCTTCAAAGCCTTGTTCCCGAAGAAACCCAACGATGGTGCCGGGTCGAAGCCGTGGTGGAGTTCGGCCTGGCAGCCGACAGCATCCTGCAGTTTGCAGCCCGCCAAGGAACCGACCTGATTGTCCTGGGTGTGCGCGGGACGGGCGTCTTTGACTGGTCGGCTTCCCAGATTCCGTCGCCGACGGCATACGTTGTTGCTGCCCAGGCAATCTGTCCTGTTATGACGGTGCGCGATTCGCAGATTTTCTTGAAAGCCTCTTCAGAAAGGCTTTGAAGGATGGGCGAGGGTCGACCGTGCGCACCGACCCCATTTAAAAAACCACAGAGGGAGTTCGCCTGATGACAAACCCCTTACCCCGTGAAGCCGCACTTGTACCCGCCGAGGGACCCCCATCGGGTCACTTTTTTGCCGGTTCCCCGAAGAGCACCGACTTCACCCAGTCCGAGACAGCCCTTGTTCGGGGCGTGTCGGAGCAGGAGGCTTTGGAGAGATTGAAGCAGGAAGGCCCGAACGAACTTCCCTCTTCCAAGCCCCGCGGCTTCTTTCAAATAGCGTGGGAGGTTGTGCGAGAGCCGATGTTCCTGTTGCTGCTTGGGGCCGGTGGAATCTATCTCCTTCTGGGGGATACCGAAGAAGCGCTCCTCTTGCTGGGATTCGTCTTTGTGATCATGGGCATCACGCTCTACCAGGAACGGAAGACGGAGCGGGCCCTCGCCGCGCTGAAGGATCTTTCGAGTCCGCGCGCCCTCGTAATCCGGGACGGTCAGCAACGCCGGATTCCGGGACGCGAGGTCGTCCGTGGCGACGTCATTGTTCTTTCCGAAGGAAGCCGCGTCCCCGCCGACGCGTCCCTGTTTTCCAGCATCAATCTCTCGGTAGATGAGTCCTTGTTGACCGGCGAGTCTGTCCCCGTGCGCAAAGAAGCCGCGGAGTCGGAGGCCGGCATGGGGCGGCCGGGGGGTGATGACCTCCCCTTTGTCTATTCCGGCACCCTGGTGGTGCAGGGGCAAGGAATCGCCCGGGTCGGTGCGACCGGGCTCCATACCGAATTGGGAAAAATCGGGAAATCCCTGCAGTCGGTTGAGACGGAAGACACCCCGCTGCAAAAAGAGACTCGTCGCCTGGTCCGGATTCTGGCCGTTGTGGGCCTGTCCATGTGCGCCCTGGCGACCGTGTTGTATGGGGTGACTCGGGGTGACTGGCTCAATGGACTGCTCGCCGGGATCGCCTTGGCAATGGCGCTGCTACCTGAGGAGTTTCCGGTGGTGCTCACGATTTTTCTGGCTCTCGGGGCGTGGCGAATCGCGCGCAAAGGCGTGCTTACACGGCGCGTCCCGGCCGTGGAAACCCTGGGATCTGCGACCGTTTTGTGTGTGGATAAAACAGGGACGCTGACTGTCAATCGCATGGCCGTCCAAACGATCCAGGCAGCGGGTACCCTTTATAATGTCTCGACCGGGGCTCAGGACGGAATGCCGGAGTCGTTCCATCCCGTCATTGAATTCAGTATTCTCGCGAGCCAAAGGAATCCATTTGACCCCATGGAAACGGCTTTCCTTGAACTGGGCAATCGGTCCCTGGCGGGAAGTGAGCACCTCCACCCGGACTGGGAACTGGTTCGTGAATACCCTCTGTCCCGAAAATTCCTCTCGGTGACCAGGGTCTGGAGAGTTCCCGATCAAATCGAGCTTGTCGTGGCGGCCAAGGGTGCTCCCGAAGTGATGGCCCGGTTATGCCGCATGAACCCTGAAAAACAGGCGGAGCTTGATGGGCAGGTCAAGGCCATGGCGGAAGATGGGCTCCGGGTGCTCGGTGTGGCGCGGGGACGGGCCACAGGCGCCGTGTTGCCTGAGGACCAGGATGGGTTCGAGTTTGAGTTTCTCGGTCTTGTCGGGCTCGCGGATCCCATCCGCCCTGCGGTCCCCTCTGCAATTCGCGAGTGTTATGCCGCGGGCATCCGGGTCGTGATGATCACCGGCGACTATCCGGTGACCGCCCAGAGTATTGCCCGGCAGATCGGTTTGAACCCGCGGGATGAGGTGATCACCGGTCCGGAGTTGGACGGCATGAGCGATACGGAGCTCGAGCAGCGTGTCCGGAGCGTGAATATCTTCGCGCGCGTGGTGCCGGAGCAGAAGCTGCGACTGGTCCAGGCGATGAAGGCCAACAACGAAATCGTCGCGATGACAGGAGACGGCGTGAACGATGCTCCAGCCTTGAAATCCGCCCACATCGGAGTGGCCATGGGCGGGCGCGGAACTGATGTCGCCAGGGAATCTTCCGCATTGGTCCTGCTGGATGACGACTTCTCCTCCATCGTTCAGGCGGTCAGGATGGGGAGAAGAATCTTTGACAATCTGACGAAAGCAATGGCCTACATTTTCGCCATCCATGTTCCCATTGCGGGACTGTCGCTAATTCCCGTTCTCCTCAAGTGGCCTCTGGTGCTAATGCCTGTCCACATCGTTTTCCTCGAGCTGATCATCGACCCTGCCTGCTCAACCGCCTTTGAAGCGGAACGGGAGGAGACGGACGTGATGGATCGCCCTCCCCGGAACCCGCAGAAACCGCTTTTCAATCGCCGGACCCTGCTCCTCAGCTTGCTTCAAGGGATGGGTGTCCTGGCAGTGGTTCTGATGGTGTTTGCCACAGCCCTCTTCCGCGGCCAGGGTGAATTACATGCCCGCGCCCTGACCTTTACGACCTTGATTGTGGCCAACCTGGCTCTGATCTGGACCAACCGATCCTGGACGCGGACCATCCTGCAAATGGTTCGCTCCCCGAACAAGGCCGTGTGGTGGGTGACCGCAGGCGCTGCGATCTTTCTTGCACTCGCCCTGCTCATCCCATTCCTCCGCAACCTGTTCCGATTCTCGGCCCTGCACCCTGTTGATATTGTCCTTTGTCTGGTCGCGGGGGTGATCAGCGTCATCTGGTTTGAGGCTCTGAAGCGGTGGAAAAGAACCCAGGGAGGGCCCTCGAAACCGATTATTGGATGAGACACTCCGGAAGGACACGCGATTCGGAAGGAACCGGGGCTTCATTGGGCACCGAACAGCGACCCCTTCCCATCCTCCCGGGAAATTGGTATGGTCGCACAGCCTGAGATCGGCCATCGTGCGATCCCCTCGAACGAATGGCACGATTTCTGGAAGTGATCCGGGAAACAACACAAGAGCAAGAACGGCGAATCACGGCCCGACCTACGAGGCAAGCACCGATGGCGCCCGACACGCAATCGAATACGACCCCGGGCTGGAAGACGTGGCTGCTTCCGGCTGCGTTCGTTGCCATACTGCTTGCGGGCGGAGGGTGGCTCTGGAGTTCGGGAATCCTGCACCACCTGGCTGACCGGCAACGCCTGATCGCTTCGCTGAGGGAGGGTGGCCCGGGAGGTCCACTGTTGTGTATTGCCGCCCAGTTTATTCAGGTGGTGATCTTCTTCGTCCCGGGCGAGATCACACAGTTTGCCGCCGGGTACGTGTTCGGCACATGGCGAGGCCTGGCCTTCTCCGTGGTGGGGATCCTGCTGGGTTCTGCCTTCGACTTCTACTTTGCGAGGATTGTTGGCCGACCGGCACTGAGACAGATCATTCGCCAGACGACTCTGGAGCGGGTCGATAAATTGCTAAACAACGCCAGGGGCAAGTCGGCAATCTTCCTGCTTTTTTTGCTGCCGGGCGCCCCCAAGGACGCGATGTGTTATGGCGCGGGTCTTTCTAATATTGGCCCGCTCGAGTTTATCGTGATCAGCAGCCTGGGCCGAATGCCTGCCCTCCTCTTCAGCATCCACCTCGGGTCCCAGGTGTCTCACGGCGATTTTCTTTCCATGGCACTCATGATATTCCTCGTCGTGATCGCTGTGGCTGCCTACTACCTTTATGAACGCTACGAGAACCGGCACCGTCATTCCAGTGAAGTGGATTGAAGGCTGAACACCGCTTCATGACAATTACTGAATGAGCCAAGTTTTTTTCTTTGAGAATCCCCGGCGGCGGAGGCGCTGGCAACGTTGCCCTTTAATCCGGCCCAGTGCTCATCGCATCTCCCCCCAAGTGGACATCAATCATCGATCCCGCTAGAATCGTCTTCATGCATCAGAATCCAGGCGCGAGAAATCGAGTGGTCAATCTTCTTTCGTTCTCGCTTCCGCTCTGTCTGGTGCTGCTATGGACTCCCGGAATATCCCTCGCAGCGACCGGCCCCCGCGATGATTCCGCACTTGACGGAAGGCCGGCCCAAGCTGAAGGGACCGGTGAGGACCATAGCTCCACTCAAGGCAAAGACCGCCCGGATCTTAGGATCAAAGACCTTCCCCGCCTCATCCTTCGAGACCAGAAGTTCCTGTGGCTTCGTCCCTTCCAGCTCAAACGGGCCGATCTTCCCTGGGCGGGGGTGGTCGCTGGAACAACCGCTGGATTAATTGCCGGGGATCGTCATGCCGCGGAGGAGATTCTCGAGCGACCCCCGGGGAGTGGATTTGCGTTTGTGCGCCGTGTCGGACAAGCGGGTGGGCCATTGACCGACGCTGGCGTCTCCGGAATTTTTTATTGGTTGGGACAGTGGCGCGGGGACGACCGTGCCCGGACCACGGGGCTATTGGGATGGGAAGCGCTGGCTGACAGCCTCCTCATCACTCAAGCGCTCAAGGTGGCCACCCAGCGTCCTCGTCCTTCGACTGACGACGGCAGACTCCCCAACCATCACGGCGATGGCCAGTTCTTTTCGGGCGGAAGTTCCTTTCCCTCCGGCCATGCCGTCGGAGCGTTTGCCCTGGCTACGGTCACTGCCCAACAATATCGCGACCACCCCTGGGTCCCTCCCCTCGCCTATGGCCTGGCAGGATTGGTATCTGTTTCTCGCGTCTCTGAGCGACAACACTTCCCTTCCGATATTTTTGTCGGAGGAGTACTGGGCTATCTCGTCGGGCGCCATATATTTCATGAGGCCGAAACGAGGCCCGCGGACAATGCCCGGCATTGGCATGTCTTGCCCTATGTGCCCCCGTCGGGCGGTGCTGCCGTTTTATTCACCTGGGATTTCTGAAGGATTGAGCGAATCAGGAGATAATCCGGATGGCAAGCCCGGCCATCCTCCGGTCAAGGAGGTCGCCCGCAGGGATGTGCTAGAATCATCGATTGCGCTCGTACATTGGGCTCCTGCCTGATCATCTGGATCTGACTGCTGAAAGATATGACGTCACCAACCTTGAGACACAACACAACCCCGGGGGCAAAGATCGCGGAAGTGGCCGAAGAGTCCCTCGCGGCGAAGGCCGGAATCAAGGCGGGGGAGGTGTTGCTCACGGTCAACGGCCACAACGTCCATGACGTCCTGGATCTGAAGTTTTATCTGTCGGAGCGGGAACACGGTTGTGAGCTGACTCTCAAATCGATGGACGGGGCGCCGAGAAAGGTCCGGCTGAACTCAGCCAGCGAAGGCGAATTGGGAATCGAACTCGAGGAGATTCAAACGCTGATTTGCAAGAACCAATGCGTTTTCTGCTTCGTGTTCCAACTCCCGAAAAAGGCGAGGAAAAGTCTCTGGATCAAGGATGAGGATTTCCGTCTGGCGTTTCTCTACGGCAACTACATGACGTTGACCAACGTTAATGAGGCCGAGATGGACCGCATTATTGAACAGCGGTTGTCGCCGCTTTACATTTCGGTCCACGCCACGGAGCCGGAAATCCGGGAGAAACTGATCCGGCCTTTTCATGGGGTCAAAGATGAACTCTTGCCCCGGATGGAGCGTCTCGCCGAAAATGGCATTCAAA is a genomic window containing:
- a CDS encoding PBP1A family penicillin-binding protein; this encodes MRKRMSDLIRLPTISIRGKKIVGRIVFGFFLLASIGMGAILGLLFVYMSDLPQVSELENYRPDVISEVYADDGQIIGSFAIERRVIVDYRRIPQVLQDAIISVEDQNFEKHIGVDFRRIISAAWTDLITWKKKEGASTLTQQLTRNLFLTPDKSFKRKFQEVLLSIQIERRYTKQQIMTLYVNQVYMGNGLYGFAAGADYFFNKPIEKLTLDEAALLAGLPQRPSATSPIANPKACLARRNHVLDRMVAENKTSRDLAEVAKQQPVVLHLHQPYNALAPYFIEDIRQYLEGRYGAEAVHEKGLKVYTTLNVAMQRAAEEALRQGLRDYDKRHGWRGPLANILTEHLGDLDTFQHDDWKKPIVAGAILPGLVMDTVARQVVVRMGPYVAHLTPPDFAWTHVAAPSEIFHRGDIALFKISSIDDKTKTVKLSLEQEPKIQGALLAIEPQTGEVKAMVGGYDFETSKFNHANQAARQVGSSFKPYVYTTALLEGMKPDDTVLDAPVSFPSGGGLYSPHNYDGKFEGVITLRKALAESRNIPAVRIAAKVGIKNVIETAKRFGITSKMEPYLPTALGAADITLWEQVSAFSTFPNDGVRVQPHEMRRVVSYSGEVLEEDYPAVTEVIPSEVARTMVTLMRGVVEFGTSTRAKILKRPLAGKTGTTNDFTDAWFIGYTPSLVCGVWVGYDEKKTIGDKETGAKTALPVFIQFMQSVYDNKPPEEFFPEETPVLKASTTAPATVETKGTAPRSGVDFEAPEAKSSGPSPGKTNPKKMPASPSPPGVHKTPVKKGAAL
- the nhaR gene encoding transcriptional activator NhaR — protein: MEWLNYHHLLYFWTVVRTGSVTLAGEELRLASPTISAQIRSLETSLGEKLLQRSGRNVLPTEMGRLVFRYADEIFSLGRELRDTMKDRPTGRPLRVDIGIADVLPKLVVHQLIQPALHLREPVQIVCREASPQQLVARLAINELDVVLSDGPMDPSLKIRAYNHLLGECGISFIATPELAEKCTRRFPKSLHGAPCLLPADNSALRQRLDQWFEAEGIRPRVVGEFEDYALLWVFGERGAGIFPAPSILAKQWQGNARLRRIGRTHSIRTQFYAISVERKIQHPAVVAICEAARQELFH
- the raiA gene encoding ribosome-associated translation inhibitor RaiA is translated as MNVKIRAENIDLADALKSYIDRRLHFSLSRFGDRVGLITVRVSDLNGPRGGIDKACRISAELVPFGSVRVEDVDADLYTAIDRAVERLGRSFSRKLEREMESRRGRESVRIP
- a CDS encoding universal stress protein yields the protein METMELTTQIALKKILFATDFSPASEATLACAEAFARHYGSTIYLAHVIAPSADRGGPTRTPPFPIEKTRQCVQEQMEELARSKGLQGISHESIIGEGDIADILSDIVRNWGIDLAVLATHGHHGSQKFVLGSVAEAIFRRAACPVLTVGPKACGHAGAEMNLRHILLGTDLTPTSLAALPLALSLAQEHRSRLTLLRLVHPEIQSPSERHRIKTSYEAQLQSLVPEETQRWCRVEAVVEFGLAADSILQFAARQGTDLIVLGVRGTGVFDWSASQIPSPTAYVVAAQAICPVMTVRDSQIFLKASSERL
- a CDS encoding cation-translocating P-type ATPase produces the protein MTNPLPREAALVPAEGPPSGHFFAGSPKSTDFTQSETALVRGVSEQEALERLKQEGPNELPSSKPRGFFQIAWEVVREPMFLLLLGAGGIYLLLGDTEEALLLLGFVFVIMGITLYQERKTERALAALKDLSSPRALVIRDGQQRRIPGREVVRGDVIVLSEGSRVPADASLFSSINLSVDESLLTGESVPVRKEAAESEAGMGRPGGDDLPFVYSGTLVVQGQGIARVGATGLHTELGKIGKSLQSVETEDTPLQKETRRLVRILAVVGLSMCALATVLYGVTRGDWLNGLLAGIALAMALLPEEFPVVLTIFLALGAWRIARKGVLTRRVPAVETLGSATVLCVDKTGTLTVNRMAVQTIQAAGTLYNVSTGAQDGMPESFHPVIEFSILASQRNPFDPMETAFLELGNRSLAGSEHLHPDWELVREYPLSRKFLSVTRVWRVPDQIELVVAAKGAPEVMARLCRMNPEKQAELDGQVKAMAEDGLRVLGVARGRATGAVLPEDQDGFEFEFLGLVGLADPIRPAVPSAIRECYAAGIRVVMITGDYPVTAQSIARQIGLNPRDEVITGPELDGMSDTELEQRVRSVNIFARVVPEQKLRLVQAMKANNEIVAMTGDGVNDAPALKSAHIGVAMGGRGTDVARESSALVLLDDDFSSIVQAVRMGRRIFDNLTKAMAYIFAIHVPIAGLSLIPVLLKWPLVLMPVHIVFLELIIDPACSTAFEAEREETDVMDRPPRNPQKPLFNRRTLLLSLLQGMGVLAVVLMVFATALFRGQGELHARALTFTTLIVANLALIWTNRSWTRTILQMVRSPNKAVWWVTAGAAIFLALALLIPFLRNLFRFSALHPVDIVLCLVAGVISVIWFEALKRWKRTQGGPSKPIIG
- a CDS encoding TVP38/TMEM64 family protein; amino-acid sequence: MARFLEVIRETTQEQERRITARPTRQAPMAPDTQSNTTPGWKTWLLPAAFVAILLAGGGWLWSSGILHHLADRQRLIASLREGGPGGPLLCIAAQFIQVVIFFVPGEITQFAAGYVFGTWRGLAFSVVGILLGSAFDFYFARIVGRPALRQIIRQTTLERVDKLLNNARGKSAIFLLFLLPGAPKDAMCYGAGLSNIGPLEFIVISSLGRMPALLFSIHLGSQVSHGDFLSMALMIFLVVIAVAAYYLYERYENRHRHSSEVD
- a CDS encoding phosphatase PAP2 family protein; its protein translation is MHQNPGARNRVVNLLSFSLPLCLVLLWTPGISLAATGPRDDSALDGRPAQAEGTGEDHSSTQGKDRPDLRIKDLPRLILRDQKFLWLRPFQLKRADLPWAGVVAGTTAGLIAGDRHAAEEILERPPGSGFAFVRRVGQAGGPLTDAGVSGIFYWLGQWRGDDRARTTGLLGWEALADSLLITQALKVATQRPRPSTDDGRLPNHHGDGQFFSGGSSFPSGHAVGAFALATVTAQQYRDHPWVPPLAYGLAGLVSVSRVSERQHFPSDIFVGGVLGYLVGRHIFHEAETRPADNARHWHVLPYVPPSGGAAVLFTWDF